GAGCAGTTGCAGGAAATCCTTAAAAATGCAGAGCTATCCAATAAATCGGGTCTGGCGGCCGGGATAGGGATTGCAACGTTGCTTATCGGTGCAACAGGGGTTTTTGCAGAGATGCAGGATTCTATCAATTTCATCTGGGCAATCAAATCCAAACCTAAAAAGGGGTGGCTGCAATATCTTAAAAACCGGCTGATATCATTTTCAATGATTTTGACACTGGGTTTTCTGCTCGTCGTGTCGCTGGGAGCCAGCGCCGTGGTGGATTTACTCAGCAGCAGACTCGAACGTTACTTTTCGGAAGCTTCGGTAGTAGTCTTTTATATTATTAACCTGGCGCTGGTACTGGCAGTGATTACTTCCTTATTCACAGTCATTTTCAAGGTGCTGCCTGACGGAAAGCTGAGATGGAAGGAATGTATGGTAGGTGCGGGTTTCACAGCAATTTTGTTTCTGATAGGCAAGTTCGCCATTAGTTTTTACCTCGGTAAATCTGACCTTGGAGCCACTTACGGCACTTCCGCATCTATTGTAATACTGCTGACCTGGATCTACTATTCCTCGATTATCCTTTATTTCGGGGCTGAATTTACAAAGGTATACGCGAAGCTGGATGGTGTGGCAATCGCCCCCAATCAACACGCGGTGCTGATTGTAAGGCAGGAGCTCGATGAAAATACCGGCAGGGTAATCAGCTGATTCCAACAAAAAATCCCCTCTGATAGGTTCAGATGGGATTTTTTAGTTTGAAAATTAAAAGGAGTCTATTTGATTACAAGCTCAAAAGGCATTCTCGCCTGCATACCGCCCATGTTCATAAGCTTCCTGTACATCTTCACGTAAGGAGCTAGTTCTCCCAGGTTCTTGCTCGTAAGCTTCTCTTCCTCGTCACCCATTACTTTTTCAAAAAATTCATCAAAAGGCTTCTTCTTTTCAGGGTAGTAGCGAACA
This Dyadobacter sp. UC 10 DNA region includes the following protein-coding sequences:
- a CDS encoding YihY/virulence factor BrkB family protein, whose translation is MKNIKLYFSLVKESFNEFMNDNGLKLSAALSYYTIFSLAPMLLVIISVFSIFFGREAIQGELFGQIKGLVGASAAEQLQEILKNAELSNKSGLAAGIGIATLLIGATGVFAEMQDSINFIWAIKSKPKKGWLQYLKNRLISFSMILTLGFLLVVSLGASAVVDLLSSRLERYFSEASVVVFYIINLALVLAVITSLFTVIFKVLPDGKLRWKECMVGAGFTAILFLIGKFAISFYLGKSDLGATYGTSASIVILLTWIYYSSIILYFGAEFTKVYAKLDGVAIAPNQHAVLIVRQELDENTGRVIS